Proteins co-encoded in one Novosphingobium sp. PP1Y genomic window:
- a CDS encoding 2-oxoglutarate dehydrogenase E1 component, which yields MGNENLDFTPDLGMDEPQPGPSWQRSNWPRVGAEFEDDLTQGLDPTALKVQIEKAAAKGGKKVDQASLDQAAADAIRAMMLIRTYRVRGHLAADLDPLGLNQRKLPQDLTPEYHGFTGDALDRPVFVGGNLGLEWTTVRELVQILRANYCGKVGLEYMHIADVEERRFLQERMEGADKEIEFTPEGKKAILQAVVRGEQYEKFLGKKYVGTKRFGLDGGESMIPALESVIKYGGAQGVKEIVYGMAHRGRLNVLANVMAKPYKVIFHEFSGGTANPEDVGGSGDVKYHLGTSTDREFDGIKVHMSLMPNPSHLETVDPVVLGKVRAYQVFHDDIGDDVGPGAKHKQVLPVLIHGDAAFAGQGVVWECFGLSGVAGYNTGGCIHFVINNQIGFTTTPNFARNSPYPTDVAKGVQAPILHVNGDDPAAVTFACKLAIDYRQTFGRDIVIDMWCYRRFGHNEGDEPSFTQPLMYAQIKKHPSVSTIYAERLKAEGVIDDAFLAETVEGFNNHLEEEFEAAKTYKANHADWFGGRWSGFNKPVDPETARRNVHTGIEGKLFDSLGRTLTTVPDDLTIHKTLARVIQAKDEMFKTGEGFDWATAEALAFGSLVSEGYGVRLSGQDCERGTFSQRHAVWVDQKTERKYTPLETLPHGTFEVLNSTLSEYGVLGFEYGYASADPKTLVLWEAQFGDFANGAQIIIDQYIAASEAKWLRANGLVMLLPHGYEGQGPEHSSARLERYLQLCASDNIQVCNITTPANYFHVLRRQMHRPFRKPLIIMTPKSLLRHPMAKSPASEFVGEGHFFRILSDPKAPSDEKTKKVILCSGKVAYDLFEARDQNDIDDTQIIRIEQLYPFPGEPLALRLSRMKNLEEIVWCQEEPKNNGAWFFVESLIEESAKEAGVSACRPRYAGRGASASPATGLAKRHAAEQAALVADALHLSVRDELRRKQKA from the coding sequence ATGGGCAACGAAAATCTCGATTTCACTCCGGACCTCGGCATGGACGAGCCCCAGCCCGGACCGAGCTGGCAGCGCAGCAACTGGCCGCGCGTAGGGGCCGAGTTCGAGGACGACCTCACCCAGGGTCTCGATCCCACGGCCCTCAAGGTCCAGATCGAAAAGGCCGCTGCCAAGGGCGGCAAGAAGGTCGATCAGGCCAGCCTCGACCAGGCTGCCGCCGACGCGATCCGCGCCATGATGCTGATCCGCACCTATCGCGTGCGCGGTCACCTGGCGGCGGACCTCGACCCGCTCGGCCTCAACCAGCGCAAGCTGCCGCAGGACCTCACCCCCGAATACCATGGCTTCACCGGCGACGCGCTCGACCGGCCGGTGTTCGTCGGCGGCAACCTCGGCCTCGAGTGGACCACGGTGCGCGAACTGGTGCAGATCCTGCGCGCCAACTACTGCGGCAAGGTCGGCCTCGAATACATGCACATCGCCGATGTCGAGGAACGCCGTTTCCTCCAGGAGCGGATGGAAGGCGCCGACAAGGAAATCGAGTTCACCCCCGAGGGCAAGAAGGCGATCCTTCAGGCCGTCGTGCGCGGCGAGCAGTACGAGAAGTTTCTCGGCAAGAAGTACGTCGGCACCAAGCGCTTCGGCCTCGACGGCGGTGAATCGATGATCCCGGCGCTGGAGTCGGTGATCAAGTACGGCGGCGCCCAGGGCGTCAAGGAGATCGTCTACGGCATGGCCCACCGCGGCCGCCTCAACGTTCTCGCCAACGTGATGGCCAAGCCCTACAAGGTCATCTTCCACGAATTCTCCGGCGGCACCGCCAACCCCGAGGACGTCGGCGGTTCGGGCGACGTGAAGTACCACCTGGGCACTTCCACCGACCGCGAGTTCGACGGCATCAAGGTCCACATGAGCCTGATGCCCAACCCCTCGCACCTCGAAACGGTCGATCCGGTCGTGCTCGGCAAGGTCCGCGCCTACCAGGTTTTCCATGACGACATCGGCGACGACGTGGGTCCCGGCGCCAAGCACAAGCAGGTCCTGCCGGTGCTGATCCACGGCGACGCAGCCTTCGCCGGCCAGGGCGTGGTGTGGGAATGCTTCGGCCTTTCGGGCGTTGCCGGCTACAACACCGGCGGCTGCATCCACTTCGTCATCAACAACCAGATCGGCTTCACCACGACGCCGAACTTCGCGCGCAACTCGCCCTACCCGACCGACGTCGCCAAGGGTGTCCAGGCGCCGATCCTGCACGTCAACGGCGACGATCCGGCCGCGGTTACCTTCGCCTGCAAGCTGGCGATCGACTATCGCCAGACCTTCGGCCGCGACATCGTGATCGACATGTGGTGCTACCGCCGCTTCGGCCATAACGAAGGCGACGAGCCCAGCTTCACGCAGCCGCTGATGTATGCGCAGATCAAGAAGCACCCCTCGGTCAGCACGATCTACGCCGAGCGCCTGAAGGCCGAAGGCGTGATCGACGACGCCTTCCTTGCCGAGACGGTGGAAGGCTTCAACAACCACCTCGAAGAGGAATTCGAGGCGGCCAAGACCTACAAGGCCAACCATGCCGACTGGTTCGGCGGGCGCTGGAGCGGCTTCAACAAGCCGGTCGATCCGGAAACCGCGCGCCGCAACGTGCATACCGGCATCGAGGGCAAGCTGTTCGACAGCCTCGGCCGTACCCTCACCACGGTCCCCGACGACCTGACCATCCACAAGACCCTCGCCCGCGTCATCCAGGCGAAGGACGAGATGTTCAAGACCGGCGAGGGCTTCGACTGGGCCACCGCCGAAGCGCTCGCTTTCGGCAGCCTCGTCTCCGAAGGCTACGGCGTGCGCCTGTCCGGCCAGGACTGCGAACGCGGGACGTTCTCGCAGCGCCACGCCGTCTGGGTCGACCAGAAGACCGAGCGCAAGTACACGCCGCTCGAAACCCTGCCCCACGGCACCTTCGAGGTTCTGAACTCGACGCTTTCGGAATACGGCGTGCTCGGCTTCGAGTACGGCTATGCCAGCGCCGATCCGAAGACACTGGTCCTGTGGGAAGCGCAGTTCGGCGACTTCGCCAACGGCGCGCAGATCATCATCGACCAGTACATCGCCGCATCGGAAGCCAAGTGGCTGCGCGCCAACGGCCTCGTGATGCTGCTGCCGCACGGCTACGAAGGCCAGGGTCCGGAGCACTCCTCCGCCCGCCTCGAACGCTACCTGCAGCTCTGCGCCTCGGACAACATCCAGGTGTGCAACATCACTACCCCGGCCAACTACTTCCACGTGCTGCGCCGGCAGATGCACCGTCCGTTCCGCAAGCCGCTGATCATCATGACGCCCAAGTCGCTGCTGCGCCATCCGATGGCGAAGTCGCCGGCTTCGGAGTTCGTGGGCGAAGGCCACTTCTTCCGCATCCTGTCGGACCCGAAGGCGCCGAGCGACGAGAAGACCAAGAAGGTCATCCTGTGTTCGGGCAAGGTCGCCTACGACCTGTTCGAGGCGCGCGACCAGAACGACATCGACGACACCCAGATCATCCGCATCGAGCAGCTCTACCCCTTCCCGGGCGAACCGCTGGCCCTGCGCCTCTCGCGCATGAAGAACCTCGAGGAGATCGTCTGGTGCCAGGAAGAGCCTAAGAACAACGGCGCCTGGTTCTTCGTCGAATCGCTGATCGAGGAATCCGCCAAGGAAGCCGGCGTCTCTGCGTGCCGTCCGCGCTATGCCGGCCGCGGCGCCTCGGCCTCGCCCGCAACCGGCCTTGCCAAGCGCCATGCCGCCGAACAGGCCGCGCTGGTGGCCGATGCACTCCACCTTTCCGTCCGTGACGAACTCCGACGCAAGCAGAAGGCTTGA
- the sucD gene encoding succinate--CoA ligase subunit alpha → MSILVDKNTKVITQGMTGKTGSFHTQAALDYGTQMVAGVTPGKGGTEHLGLPQFDTVAEAKAVTGANASCVYVPPSGCADAILEAIDAEIELIVAITEGVPVLDMVRVKRALTGSKSRLIGPNCPGLLTPGECKIGIMPANIFSKGSVGVVSRSGTLTYEAVFQTTNAGLGQTTAVGIGGDPVNGTNFIDVLELFLADDETKSIIMIGEIGGSAEEEAAQFLKDEAKRGRKKPMAGFIAGRTAPPGRRMGHAGAIVSGGQGGAEDKIAAMEEAGIRVAASPSLLGETLVEALKEFA, encoded by the coding sequence ATGTCCATTCTCGTCGACAAGAATACCAAGGTCATCACCCAGGGGATGACCGGCAAGACCGGCAGCTTCCACACCCAGGCCGCGCTCGACTACGGCACGCAGATGGTTGCCGGCGTCACCCCCGGCAAGGGCGGCACCGAACACCTCGGCCTGCCCCAGTTCGACACGGTTGCCGAAGCCAAGGCCGTGACCGGCGCCAATGCCTCGTGCGTCTACGTTCCGCCCTCGGGCTGTGCCGACGCAATCCTCGAAGCCATCGATGCCGAAATCGAACTGATCGTCGCCATCACCGAGGGCGTTCCGGTTCTCGACATGGTTCGCGTCAAGCGCGCCCTGACCGGTTCGAAGTCGCGCCTCATCGGCCCCAACTGCCCCGGCCTGCTCACCCCCGGTGAATGCAAGATCGGCATCATGCCCGCCAACATCTTCTCGAAGGGTTCGGTCGGCGTGGTCTCGCGCTCGGGTACGCTGACCTACGAAGCCGTGTTCCAGACCACCAATGCGGGCCTCGGCCAGACCACTGCTGTCGGCATCGGCGGCGACCCGGTCAACGGCACCAACTTCATCGACGTGCTCGAACTCTTCCTCGCCGACGACGAGACCAAGTCGATCATCATGATCGGCGAAATCGGCGGCTCGGCCGAAGAAGAAGCCGCGCAGTTCCTCAAGGACGAGGCCAAGCGCGGCCGCAAGAAGCCGATGGCCGGCTTCATCGCGGGCCGCACCGCCCCTCCGGGACGCCGCATGGGCCACGCCGGTGCCATCGTCTCGGGCGGCCAGGGCGGCGCCGAAGACAAGATCGCAGCCATGGAAGAAGCTGGCATCCGCGTTGCGGCCAGCCCCTCGCTGCTCGGTGAAACCCTTGTGGAAGCCCTCAAGGAATTCGCCTGA
- the mdh gene encoding malate dehydrogenase yields the protein MARKKIALIGAGNIGGTLAHLAAQKELGDIVLFDIAEGIPQGKALDLSQCGPVEGFDAAITGTNDYADIAGADVIIVTAGVPRKPGMSRDDLLGINLKVMKSVGEGIKQYAPDAFVICITNPLDAMVWALREFSGLPHSKVVGMAGVLDSARFSTFLAWEFGVSVRDVTSFVLGGHGDTMVPVVEYSTVKGIPVPDLIKMGKSTQERIDEIVKRTANGGGEIVGLLKTGSAFYAPAASAIAMAESYLGDQKRILPCAAYLEGQYGVDGLYVGVPVKIGKDGVEEVIEISLDEKAKAGLQVSIDAVKELLVACKGIDGSLA from the coding sequence ATGGCTCGTAAGAAGATTGCCCTTATCGGCGCCGGCAACATCGGCGGCACCCTCGCGCACCTCGCTGCGCAGAAGGAACTGGGCGACATCGTCCTGTTCGACATCGCCGAAGGCATCCCCCAGGGCAAGGCTCTCGACCTGTCGCAGTGCGGTCCCGTCGAAGGCTTCGACGCCGCCATCACCGGCACCAATGACTACGCCGACATCGCCGGCGCCGACGTCATCATCGTCACCGCTGGCGTTCCCCGCAAGCCGGGCATGAGCCGCGACGACCTGCTGGGCATCAACCTCAAGGTGATGAAGTCGGTCGGCGAAGGCATCAAGCAGTACGCTCCCGACGCTTTCGTGATCTGCATCACCAACCCGCTCGACGCGATGGTCTGGGCGCTGCGCGAATTCTCCGGCCTGCCCCACAGCAAGGTCGTCGGCATGGCCGGCGTGCTGGACTCGGCGCGCTTCTCGACCTTCCTCGCCTGGGAATTCGGCGTTTCGGTGCGCGACGTCACCAGCTTCGTGCTGGGCGGCCACGGCGACACCATGGTCCCTGTCGTCGAGTACTCGACCGTCAAGGGCATCCCCGTTCCCGACCTCATCAAGATGGGCAAGTCGACCCAGGAGCGCATCGACGAGATCGTCAAGCGCACGGCCAACGGCGGCGGCGAGATCGTCGGCCTGCTCAAGACCGGCTCGGCCTTCTACGCTCCGGCCGCTTCCGCCATTGCCATGGCTGAATCCTACCTCGGCGACCAGAAGCGCATCCTGCCCTGCGCCGCCTACCTCGAAGGCCAGTACGGCGTCGACGGTCTCTACGTCGGCGTGCCGGTGAAGATCGGCAAGGACGGCGTCGAGGAAGTCATCGAGATCTCGCTCGACGAGAAGGCCAAGGCAGGTCTGCAGGTCTCGATCGACGCGGTCAAGGAACTGCTGGTAGCCTGCAAGGGCATCGACGGCTCGCTGGCCTGA